The following coding sequences are from one Salvia hispanica cultivar TCC Black 2014 chromosome 3, UniMelb_Shisp_WGS_1.0, whole genome shotgun sequence window:
- the LOC125215032 gene encoding D-aminoacyl-tRNA deacylase isoform X2: protein MATLVVATTADPASINPAKALLAMPGWIPGPTLDGGIRSFMNGESLRLLEQDKFIIEEDDLDLRWESATGETVSELLFLSRHAAASTRPALTIHPIGVPHLKEGDVLPQGGRPGWAAPPCPRIGPWLVLLKKLAQSHNLVPEFEITLEATHHGPVTSKPAMFIEIGSTEEYWGRLDAAQVIAQLVWEGLGRGASPAVGVWSSSTEKKKVLLGLGGGHYVPRHMDIILKEGTWVGHLISGYSLPMEDPGKAKLSEDIGGTWKQAIQVAFDATKAAFPGGEILAHLDHRSFKGWQKNAITEFLSKQNIKIGKPVDFC from the exons ATGGCGACTCTAGTGGTGGCGACAACCGCCGATCCGGCGTCGATCAATCCGGCAAAAGCCCTTCTGGCAATGCCCGGGTGGATTCCTGGCCCCACCCTCGATGGCGGGATCAGGAGCTTCATGAACGGCGAATCCCTTCGACTGTTGGAACAAGACAAATTCATCATCGAAGAAGACGACCTCGACTTGCGGTGGGAATCCGCCACCGGTGAGACTGTCTCAGAGCTCCTCTTTCTCTCCCGCCACGCCGCCGCCTCCACCCGCCCTGCTCTCACCATCCACCCTATAG GGGTTCCTCATTTGAAGGAGGGAGATGTTCTTCCCCAAGGGGGAAGGCCGGGATGGGCTGCGCCGCCTTGTCCCCGTATAGGGCCTTGGCTCGTGCTTTTGAAGAAGCTTGCTCAATCCCACAACTTAGTACCTGAATTTGAG ATTACATTGGAAGCTACTCATCATGGACCTGTAACATCTAAGCCAGCTATGTTCATTGAGATAG GTAGCACGGAAGAATACTGGGGAAGATTGGATGCTGCTCAAGTTATTGCGCAA TTGGTATGGGAGGGACTTGGTCGCGGAGCAAGTCCTGCTGTCGGAGTTTGGAGCAG TTCGActgaaaagaagaaagtgCTGCTTGGTCTCGGAGGAGGACATTATGTACCCCGTCACATGGACATAATTCT AAAAGAGGGAACCTGGGTCGGCCACCTCATATCTGGATATTCTTTGCCAATGGAAGATCCGGGGAAGGCAAAATTAAGCGAAGATATTGGAGGGACGTGGAAACAAGCCATCCAAGTTGCTTTTGATGCTACAAAAGCAGCCTTCCCAGGTGGGGAAATCTTGGCGCATCTTGATCACAG GAGTTTCAAGGGCTGGCAAAAGAATGCCATCACAGAGTTCCTCAGCAAGCAGAATATAAAGATCGGTAAGCCTGTAGATTTCTGCTGA
- the LOC125215034 gene encoding cytochrome P450 CYP749A22-like — MVIINFFVSLISLILIRFIYKAIWIPLRVQRMMNTQGITGPRYRLIHGTTKESMVLRKEALKGPMELSHDIFPKIQPHFYQWMKLYGKNFLTWTGPQPHVVITEPEIAKEILTNKNGVFIKIKSRGNVKKLLGDGLVMAEGAKWLKLRKLANHAFYAESLKEMIPSMIASVETMLQNWKHYHGREMDVSEHLKIMSSDVISRTAFGSSYVEGKNIFDMLTKLGFLIFKNAYKIRPFERIWKTREEVESDEIERSLRGTAMSIVRKREEAGDYGTDFLGALLRAHHDSDKKNRISLDDVIDECKVFFLAGHETTSSLLSWTILLLAIHTDWQEKARKEVLEIYGQQNPTAEGLPRLKTANMIINETLRLYCPAASLVRQGTRRVRVGRYEFPAKMEFHIPPLALHRNQEIWGKDAHLFKPERFAEGVAAATKNNPMAFLPFGYGPRTCVGLNFASNETKIALSMILQRYSFTLSKNYSHFPISIITTRPQCGVHIILHPLQQ; from the exons ATGGTCATCATCAACTTCTTTGTGTCTCTCATCTCACTCATCTTAATCAGATTCATCTACAAGGCAATATGGATCCCGCTTCGCGTGCAGCGAATGATGAACACACAGGGAATCACTGGCCCTCGTTACAGACTCATTCACGGAACTACTAAAGAGAGCATGGTCTTGAGAAAAGAAGCACTCAAGGGCCCCATGGAGTTGTCACATGATATATTCCCCAAAATCCAGCCTCACTTCTATCAATGGATGAAGCTTTATG GAAAGAATTTCCTAACCTGGACTGGCCCTCAACCTCATGTGGTGATAACTGAGCCTGAAATAGCTAAAGAGATACTCACAAACAAGAACGGagttttcatcaaaattaaaagtagaGGTAATGTGAAGAAGCTGCTTGGAGATGGGCTTGTTATGGCTGAAGGGGCCAAGTGGTTGAAGCTAAGGAAACTGGCAAACCATGCATTTTATGCAGAAAGCTTGAag GAGATGATTCCATCCATGATTGCAAGTGTTGAAACAATGCTGCAAAACTGGAAGCACTACCATGGCAGAGAAATGGATGTGTCTGAACACCTTAAAATCATGAGCTCAGATGTGATCTCAAGAACTGCCTTTGGCAGCAGTTATGTGGAAGGAAAGAACATCTTCGACATGCTCACCAAGCTAGGCTTCCTTATCTTCAAGAATGCGTACAAGATCCGGCCTTTCGA AAGGATTTGGAAGACTCGAGAGGAAGTAGAATCGGACGAGATTGAGCGGTCCCTCCGTGGCACTGCCATGTCAATAGTGAGGAAGAGAGAGGAGGCAGGGGATTATGGGACTGATTTTCTTGGAGCATTGCTAAGAGCTCACCATGATTCAGACAAGAAGAATAGGATCTCACTCGACGATGTCATAGATGAATGCAAGGTGTTCTTCCTAGCCGGGCACGAAACTACGAGCAGCTTGCTGTCATGGACAATTCTTCTCTTAGCAATCCACACAGATTGGCAAGAAAAGGCAAGAAAAGAAGTGTTAGAGATTTATGGACAGCAAAATCCTACTGCAGAAGGCCTTCCTAGATTGAAGACG GCTAACATGATTATCAATGAGACGTTGAGGCTCTACTGCCCTGCTGCGAGCCTAGTGAGGCAGGGGACGAGGCGGGTGAGGGTGGGGAGATACGAATTCCCGGCCAAGATGGAATTCCACATCCCACCTCTGGCACTGCATAGGAATCAAGAGATATGGGGGAAAGATGCACATTTGTTCAAACCGGAGAGATTTGCAGAGGGCGTCGCTGCAGCTACCAAGAACAACCCCATGGCCTTCCTCCCCTTTGGCTACGGGCCAAGAACGTGCGTTGGCTTGAATTTCGCTAGCAATGAGACCAAGATTGCACTATCAATGATCCTTCAACGGTATAGCTTCACTCTGTCAAAGAATTACTCGCATTTTCCTATTAGTATCATCACCACAAGACCACAATGTGGTGTGCACATCATTCTCCACCCATTACAGCAGTAA
- the LOC125215032 gene encoding D-aminoacyl-tRNA deacylase isoform X3 — protein MATLVVATTADPASINPAKALLAMPGWIPGPTLDGGIRSFMNGESLRLLEQDKFIIEEDDLDLRWESATGETVSELLFLSRHAAASTRPALTIHPIGVPHLKEGDVLPQGGRPGWAAPPCPRIGPWLVLLKKLAQSHNLVPEFEITLEATHHGPVTSKPAMFIEIGSTEEYWGRLDAAQVIAQLVWEGLGRGASPAVGVWSSSTEKKKVLLGLGGGHYVPRHMDIILKEGTWVGHLISGYSLPMEDPGKAKLSEDIGGTWKQAIQVAFDATKAAFPGGEILAHLDHRSFKGWQKNAITEFLSKQNIKIG, from the exons ATGGCGACTCTAGTGGTGGCGACAACCGCCGATCCGGCGTCGATCAATCCGGCAAAAGCCCTTCTGGCAATGCCCGGGTGGATTCCTGGCCCCACCCTCGATGGCGGGATCAGGAGCTTCATGAACGGCGAATCCCTTCGACTGTTGGAACAAGACAAATTCATCATCGAAGAAGACGACCTCGACTTGCGGTGGGAATCCGCCACCGGTGAGACTGTCTCAGAGCTCCTCTTTCTCTCCCGCCACGCCGCCGCCTCCACCCGCCCTGCTCTCACCATCCACCCTATAG GGGTTCCTCATTTGAAGGAGGGAGATGTTCTTCCCCAAGGGGGAAGGCCGGGATGGGCTGCGCCGCCTTGTCCCCGTATAGGGCCTTGGCTCGTGCTTTTGAAGAAGCTTGCTCAATCCCACAACTTAGTACCTGAATTTGAG ATTACATTGGAAGCTACTCATCATGGACCTGTAACATCTAAGCCAGCTATGTTCATTGAGATAG GTAGCACGGAAGAATACTGGGGAAGATTGGATGCTGCTCAAGTTATTGCGCAA TTGGTATGGGAGGGACTTGGTCGCGGAGCAAGTCCTGCTGTCGGAGTTTGGAGCAG TTCGActgaaaagaagaaagtgCTGCTTGGTCTCGGAGGAGGACATTATGTACCCCGTCACATGGACATAATTCT AAAAGAGGGAACCTGGGTCGGCCACCTCATATCTGGATATTCTTTGCCAATGGAAGATCCGGGGAAGGCAAAATTAAGCGAAGATATTGGAGGGACGTGGAAACAAGCCATCCAAGTTGCTTTTGATGCTACAAAAGCAGCCTTCCCAGGTGGGGAAATCTTGGCGCATCTTGATCACAG GAGTTTCAAGGGCTGGCAAAAGAATGCCATCACAGAGTTCCTCAGCAAGCAGAATATAAAGATCG gttga
- the LOC125215033 gene encoding translin-associated protein X: protein MLNSSAARKLSLMAAKPHRFANFAEIVGAAAKKPRTMTTNSGQNDMKNAFSDYATYLNNLNDKRERVVKASRDITMNSKKVIFQVHRLSKHNKEEVLQKAENDLAAVMDQYIARLVKELAGTDFWKLRRAYSPGIQEYIEAATLCSFCKTGALLNLDEINASLRTLGDPSNEPLQINVLDYLLGLADLTGELMRMAMSRISDGELEFAEKICRFVREIYRDLTLVAPKMDDSSDMKHFSDMKQKMDVMLQSVMKIENACYSVHVRGSEYIPFLGSEDTSFSMLGVPENE from the exons ATGTTGAATTCGTCGGCCGCGCGTAAACTCTCTCTAATGGCGGCCAAACCCCATCGCTTCGCTAACT TTGCAGAAATTGTTGGTGCCGCCGCCAAGAAGCCCAGAACCATGACAACCAATTCAGGCCAAAACGATATGAAGAACGCCTTTTCCGATTACGCTACTTACCTTAATAACCTG AATGACAAGAGAGAAAGAGTGGTAAAGGCCAGCCGGGATATTACTATGAACAGTAAAAAAGTCATATTTCAAGTGCACAG ACTCAGTAAGCACAATAAAGAGGAAGTTTTACAGAAAGCAGAAAATGATCTAGCTGCTGTGATGGATCAGTATATAGCTCGTTTAGTAAAAGAGCTTGCAGGAACAGATTTTTGGAAGTTAAGACGAGCCTATTCTCCCGGG ATTCAGGAATATATTGAAGCTGCTACACTGTGTAGCTTTTGCAAAACAGGTGCTCTTTTGAATCTTGATGAGATCAATGCTTCCTTACGAACTCTAGGCGATCCATCTAATGAGCCTTTGCAAATTAATGTGCTTGACTATCTGCTGGGG CTTGCTGACTTAACTGGAGAGCTGATGAGGATGGCAATGAGTAGGATATCAGACGGTGAACTTGAGTTTGCTGAAAAGATTTGCAGGTTTGTGCGTGAAATCTATAGAGATCTGACACTTGTTGCCCCAAAGATGGACGACTCCTCGGATATGAAGCACTTCTCAGATATGAAGCAAAAGATGGATGTAATGCTCCAAAGTgtaatgaaaatagaaaacg CTTGCTATAGCGTCCATGTCAGAGGGTCAGAGTATATTCCATTCCTCGGATCTGAAGATACCAGCTTTTCTATGCTGGGTGTACCCGAGAATGAGTGA
- the LOC125215032 gene encoding D-aminoacyl-tRNA deacylase isoform X1: protein MATLVVATTADPASINPAKALLAMPGWIPGPTLDGGIRSFMNGESLRLLEQDKFIIEEDDLDLRWESATGETVSELLFLSRHAAASTRPALTIHPIGVPHLKEGDVLPQGGRPGWAAPPCPRIGPWLVLLKKLAQSHNLVPEFEITLEATHHGPVTSKPAMFIEIGSTEEYWGRLDAAQVIAQLVWEGLGRGASPAVGVWSSSTEKKKVLLGLGGGHYVPRHMDIILKEGTWVGHLISGYSLPMEDPGKAKLSEDIGGTWKQAIQVAFDATKAAFPGGEILAHLDHRSFKGWQKNAITEFLSKQNIKIDQVKGMSWYFPFVSRLGF, encoded by the exons ATGGCGACTCTAGTGGTGGCGACAACCGCCGATCCGGCGTCGATCAATCCGGCAAAAGCCCTTCTGGCAATGCCCGGGTGGATTCCTGGCCCCACCCTCGATGGCGGGATCAGGAGCTTCATGAACGGCGAATCCCTTCGACTGTTGGAACAAGACAAATTCATCATCGAAGAAGACGACCTCGACTTGCGGTGGGAATCCGCCACCGGTGAGACTGTCTCAGAGCTCCTCTTTCTCTCCCGCCACGCCGCCGCCTCCACCCGCCCTGCTCTCACCATCCACCCTATAG GGGTTCCTCATTTGAAGGAGGGAGATGTTCTTCCCCAAGGGGGAAGGCCGGGATGGGCTGCGCCGCCTTGTCCCCGTATAGGGCCTTGGCTCGTGCTTTTGAAGAAGCTTGCTCAATCCCACAACTTAGTACCTGAATTTGAG ATTACATTGGAAGCTACTCATCATGGACCTGTAACATCTAAGCCAGCTATGTTCATTGAGATAG GTAGCACGGAAGAATACTGGGGAAGATTGGATGCTGCTCAAGTTATTGCGCAA TTGGTATGGGAGGGACTTGGTCGCGGAGCAAGTCCTGCTGTCGGAGTTTGGAGCAG TTCGActgaaaagaagaaagtgCTGCTTGGTCTCGGAGGAGGACATTATGTACCCCGTCACATGGACATAATTCT AAAAGAGGGAACCTGGGTCGGCCACCTCATATCTGGATATTCTTTGCCAATGGAAGATCCGGGGAAGGCAAAATTAAGCGAAGATATTGGAGGGACGTGGAAACAAGCCATCCAAGTTGCTTTTGATGCTACAAAAGCAGCCTTCCCAGGTGGGGAAATCTTGGCGCATCTTGATCACAG GAGTTTCAAGGGCTGGCAAAAGAATGCCATCACAGAGTTCCTCAGCAAGCAGAATATAAAGATCG ACCAAGTGAAGGGAATGAGTTGGTATTTTCCATTTGTTTCTAGATTGGGCTTTTAg
- the LOC125215031 gene encoding probable RNA-dependent RNA polymerase 1 yields MGRTIQVSGFPTLLSAERIRMIFSEHELLRNIVGTIYAIQVKIKQEPGSRAYAIVQFTHSLDEDTLMRLRNFRPRCGNSYLKFWDQKDIVPNPRTYDNVMEGVTLNLGCQVSQDEFSVLWNAADVCVRFGTGLKVMHLLLCHELVEYRLQLYYDNIWQIVLYDSGIHAPKLLLIQLYGAPRIYKKLADSEYSYFQQTPDDQWVRTTDFTPSLCIGQSSGICLRLPYGIKLPDFERHFVYYKESKKPFFLKTGVPFCENMDLVPIMQPPRGLDFPYRLLFKVCCLVQTGCLPGAKLDENFYRLLNPERFDIAYLEQLLEKLYYLKECCYDPHSWLIEHHQSYGSFKKLKSPAVDADVVHIHRVQVTPTKVYFHGPEVNVSNRVLRNFHDHIDNFLRVSFVEEDWSKMYASDLSPRGAGGDESTRTKLYDRILSTLRNGITIGSKKFEFLAFSSSQLRENSLWMFAPTDNLNANDIRQWMGDFSSIRNVAKYAARLGQSFGSSTETLTVAQNEVKKIPDVELVRDGTTYIFSDGIGKISVDFARRVAIKCGLRSNIPSAFQIRYGGYKGVVAVDPTSSVKMSLRPSMLKYQSDDTKLNVLGWSKYQPCFLNRQIITLLSTLGVADHVFEKKQSEAVAQLNDIVVDPLKALEALDLMSLGENTYILKEMLKCGYKPDEEPFLAMMLQTLRSSQLLDLRTKSRIFIRQARNLMGCLDETATLEYGQVFVQFSGAGQRKFYEESIDEYSSTDHNYVVKGKVAVAKNPCLHPGDLRVLEAIDVPALHHMVNCIVFPQKGMRPHPNECSGSDLDGDIYFVCWDPDMVPPKQFSPMDYNPAPATRLDHEVTIEEVQEYFTNYILNESLGMIANAHIVFADKEPFMAMSSPCLELAELHSVAVDFPKTGVPAQIPPKLRVKEYPEFMEKRDKPTCESKGVIGKLFREVQHVSTDMSSLKFTREVARSSYDSDMEVDGFRDYIEEAFECKTNYDRKLGNLMDYYGIKTEGEILSRAIMKMSKTFDRRKSAEAVGAAVKSLRNEARSWFKKGSKSGDEKAMASAWYHVTYHPDFWGHYNKDMKMKRNHYISFPWCVYDKLVQIKNEKKRKDDSNSSSGQEGIKKKKKKNSRKEQSYQGGNMKGETRQKDTSKSSSCHEVIKKESARKDHSKGSEKMMMMMMMENSSNKDELASSSGCQKMWIKKELKGLTLK; encoded by the exons ATGGGGAGGACGATTCAAGTGTCTGGCTTCCCCACGCTTCTTTCTGCCGAGAGGATCAGGATGATCTTCTCGGAGCATGAACTATTGCGCAATATCGTTGGTACTATATATGCCATACAAGTAAAAATCAAACAGGAACCTGGTTCAAGGGCTTATGCTATAGTCCAATTTACGCATAGCCTAGACGAAGACACATTGATGCGTTTGAGAAACTTTCGCCCAAGGTGTGGTAATTcctatttgaaattttgggaTCAGAAAGACATTGTGCCAAATCCTAGAACATATGACAATGTTATGGAGGGTGTGACTTTGAATTTAGGATGCCAGGTTTCACAAGACGAGTTTTCGGTGTTGTGGAATGCTGCAGATGTTTGTGTTAGATTCGGAACTGGCCTTAAGGTTATGCACTTGTTATTGTGTcatgagttagttgaatacAGGCTTCAGCTCTACTATGACAATATATGGCAGATTGTGCTGTATGATTCTGGCATTCATGCTCCCAAGCTGCTTCTCATTCAG TTATATGGAGCACCGCGAATCTACAAGAAGCTTGCAGACTCTGAGTATAGCTATTTTCAGCAAACTCCAGACGATCAATGGGTCCGAACAACTGATTTTACCCCATCGTTGTGTATCGGACAATCTTCCGGTATATGTCTCCGGCTTCCTTATGGCATAAAACTTCCTGATTTTGAAAGACACTTTGTATACtacaaagaaagtaaaaagcCATTCTTCTTAAAAACTGGTGTGCCATTCTGTGAAAATATGGATCTAGTTCCGATCATGCAACCTCCCCGAGGTCTTGATTTTCCATATAGACTACTCTTCAAGGTTTGTTGTTTGGTGCAAACTGGCTGTCTTCCCGGGGCGAAACTAGATGAGAACTTTTACCGGCTGCTCAATCCAGAAAGATTTGATATTGCATACCTGGAGCAGCTTTTGGAAAAGCTTTACTATTTGAAGGAGTGCTGTTATGATCCTCACTCATGGCTTATTGAGCACCATCAAAGCTACGGCTCATTCAAGAAACTGAAATCTCCCGCTGTGGATGCTGACGTGGTGCATATCCACAGGGTTCAAGTCACTCCGACCAAAGTGTATTTCCATGGTCCAGAAGTGAATGTATCAAATCGTGTGCTACGCAACTTCCATGATCACATTGACAATTTTCTCCGTGTTTCATTTGTGGAAGAGGACTGGAGTAAGATGTATGCATCTGATTTATCACCGAGGGGAGCTGGTGGGGATGAGAGCACGAGAACAAAGCTGTACGATAGGATACTTTCTACACTCAGGAATGGCATCACAATTGGGAGCAAGAAATTCGAGTTTCTTGCATTTTCCTCGAGTCAATTACGTGAAAACTCCCTATGGATGTTCGCTCCAACCGACAACCTCAATGCTAATGATATAAGGCAGTGGATGGGCGACTTCAGTTCCATACGGAACGTGGCAAAATATGCTGCAAGGCTTGGACAGTCTTTTGGTTCGTCCACAGAGACCCTAACTGTAGCTCAGAATGAGGTTAAAAAGATCCCTGATGTTGAGCTTGTTAGAGACGGAACAACATATATCTTTTCTGATGGGATCGGAAAGATATCAGTCGACTTTGCACGGAGAGTTGCTATAAAATGTGGTCTCAGAAGCAATATTCCATCTGCCTTCCAGATCAGGTATGGTGGCTACAAAGGAGTAGTCGCAGTTGATCCCACTTCATCAGTGAAGATGTCGCTGAGACCGAGCATGTTGAAGTATCAATCGGACGATACAAAACTGAATGTTCTAGGATGGAGCAAATACCAACCCTGCTTCTTGAATCGCCAAATCATCACACTCTTATCCACTCTTGGGGTCGCGGATCATGTCTTTGAGAAGAAGCAAAGCGAAGCAGTCGCTCAACTGAATGATATTGTAGTTGATCCACTCAAGGCTCTCGAAGCTTTGGATCTCATGTCTCTAGGAGAAAACACTTACATCTTGAAGGAAATGTTGAAATGTGGATATAAACCTGATGAAGAGCCGTTTCTTGCAATGATGCTGCAAACTCTCCGGTCATCACAATTGCTGGATTTACGGACCAAATCCAGAATATTCATCCGACAAGCTAGAAATTTGATGGGATGTCTCGATGAAACTGCCACATTAGAATATGGACAAGTGTTTGTGCAATTTTCTGGCGCTGGGCAGAGGAAGTTCTATGAGGAATCCATTGATGAGTATTCATCTACTGATCACAATTACGTCGTTAAAGGAAAGGTGGCTGTTGCTAAGAACCCATGCTTGCACCCTGGCGATCTCCGGGTTCTAGAAGCTATTGATGTCCCAGCATTGCATCACATGGTGAACTGCATAGTATTCCCTCAGAAAGGAATGAG ACCACATCCGAACGAATGTTCTGGGAGCGATTTGGATGgagatatatattttgtttgttgggaCCCCGATATGGTTCCACCGAAACAATTCTCACCTATGGATTACAATCCTGCCCCAGCCACACGGCTTGACCATGAGGTTACTATAGag GAGGTCCAAGAATACTTCACCAACTATATCTTGAACGAGAGTTTAGGAATGATTGCCAATGCTCACATTGTTTTTGCTGACAAAGAGCCATTCATGGCCATGAGCAGTCCTTGTTTGGAGCTAGCTGAGTTACACTCAGTGGCAGTCGACTTCCCCAAAACTGGCGTCCCTGCACAGATCCCTCCTAAACTACGCGTGAAAGAATACCCTGAGTTCATGGAGAAGCGTGACAAGCCCACTTGCGAGTCCAAGGGTGTGATAGGCAAGCTCTTCAGGGAGGTTCAGCATGTCTCCACTGACATGAGTTCCTTAAAGTTCACAAGAGAAGTGGCTAGAAGCTCGTACGACTCTGACATGGAAGTTGATGGCTTCAGAGACTACATTGAGGAAGCGTTCGAGTGCAAGACCAACTATGACCGTAAACTTGGAAACTTGATGGACTACTACGGCATCAAGACTGAGGGTGAAATATTGAGCAGAGCTATTATGAAGATGTCGAAAACCTTTGATCGAAGAAAGAGTGCTGAAGCGGTTGGTGCTGCAGTGAAGTCTCTGAGGAATGAGGCTAGATCATGGTTCAAGAAAGGAAGCAAATCGGGGGATGAAAAAGCAATGGCTTCGGCTTGGTATCACGTGACATATCATCCCGATTTTTGGGGTCATTACAACAAGGatatgaagatgaagaggaaTCACTATATTAGTTTCCCATGGTGTGTGTATGACAAGCTAGTCCAGATCAAGaatgagaagaaaagaaaagatgatTCAAACAGCAGCTCAGGTCAAGAAGgaatcaagaagaagaagaagaagaactcAAGAAAAGAGCAGTCATATCAAGGAGGAAACATGAAGGGGGAGACTAGACAAAAAGACACTTCAAAAAGCAGCTCATGTCATGAAGTAATCAAGAAGGAGAGTGCAAGAAAAGATCACTCAAAGGGCAGtgaaaaaatgatgatgatgatgatgatggagaATTCTTCAAATAAAGATGAGCTAGCAAGCAGCTCAGGGTGCCAGAAAATGTGGATAAAAAAGGAGTTGAAAGGTCTGACATTGAAATGA